The following are from one region of the Segatella oris genome:
- a CDS encoding tetratricopeptide repeat protein → MKRYLILSYLVFSMVVSLPCIGQDARNTAKKLNAGIDRQLGNLPSVQSDTVAYYKAIVQLMKDAVICDHFDAAADKKGRSNPRYRNSNHKRLSAYLPVLVDAGMYQYGLRKNDEAMQIFKLYLDCVDSPLFHDKDNNRGFVAYYVSLLSYGKENFAEAERYADVALKDANYAKDAAEIKINCMKTHLYTDVDSAKYITALTALHDMAPSNDVYFKMLIDYYAGLKDRQQQLSEFAADEILKHRDNKRAWALKGEIEIQERKWDDAIMSFKRAVTLDSTYVQAVYDVGICYVSKAEELRDSLESERRRLAKKDVNRIKELYQTARTWLLQASVLDEKQQIVEWKKILDEVDKVLGLQTK, encoded by the coding sequence ATGAAGCGTTATCTTATCTTATCTTATCTCGTTTTCAGCATGGTTGTTTCGTTGCCATGTATAGGGCAGGATGCCCGAAACACAGCAAAGAAATTGAATGCAGGTATAGACAGGCAATTAGGTAATCTGCCCTCTGTTCAGTCTGATACGGTAGCCTATTACAAGGCAATTGTACAGTTGATGAAAGATGCGGTGATATGCGATCACTTTGATGCAGCGGCAGATAAGAAAGGCAGAAGCAATCCCCGTTACCGCAATTCCAATCACAAGCGGCTGTCAGCTTACCTCCCTGTGTTGGTTGATGCAGGCATGTATCAGTATGGGTTGCGCAAGAATGACGAGGCAATGCAGATATTCAAGCTCTATCTTGATTGCGTAGACAGTCCTCTTTTCCATGATAAAGACAATAACAGAGGCTTTGTTGCTTATTATGTAAGCCTGCTTTCTTATGGAAAAGAGAATTTCGCAGAAGCTGAGCGCTATGCTGATGTGGCTTTGAAAGATGCCAATTACGCTAAAGATGCTGCCGAAATCAAGATCAATTGCATGAAGACTCATCTCTATACGGATGTGGATTCTGCCAAATATATCACTGCACTGACAGCACTTCACGACATGGCGCCATCCAATGATGTGTATTTCAAGATGCTGATAGATTACTATGCCGGTTTGAAAGATAGGCAGCAGCAATTGTCTGAATTTGCTGCAGATGAGATATTGAAGCATCGTGACAACAAGCGTGCATGGGCCTTGAAAGGTGAGATTGAGATACAGGAACGGAAATGGGATGATGCGATTATGAGTTTCAAGCGGGCCGTGACATTAGACAGTACCTATGTACAGGCGGTCTATGATGTTGGAATTTGCTATGTTTCCAAAGCCGAAGAATTGCGTGACAGTCTTGAGAGTGAGCGGAGAAGATTAGCTAAAAAAGACGTAAACCGGATAAAGGAACTCTATCAAACAGCACGGACTTGGCTGCTTCAAGCGTCAGTGCTCGATGAAAAACAGCAGATTGTAGAATGGAAAAAAATACTCGATGAGGTAGATAAAGTTTTAGGATTACAAACGAAATGA
- the serC gene encoding 3-phosphoserine/phosphohydroxythreonine transaminase, with product MKKYNFNAGPSMLPREVVENTAKQLLDFNGSGLSLMEISHRAKDFQPVVDECVALFKDLLSIPDGYSVIFLGGGASLQFMQIPANFLIKKAAYVNSGVWAKKAMKEAKLFGEVVEVASSAASNYTFYPKNFESNVPSDVDYLHICSNNTIYGTEYRKDFDVKVPLIADMSSDIMSRPVDVSKYNAIYAGAQKNIAMAGVTVIILKDEALGKAPRELPTMIDYRTHVEKGSMFNTPPVVPVYSMLENLRWLKKHGGVEAADKRAHERAEALYTEIDRNKLFKGTVEEASRSVMNICFVMNEGYEALEKPFLDFATERGMVGIKGHRSVGGFRASCYNAQTMEGVNALIQTMRDFEAQH from the coding sequence ATGAAGAAGTATAACTTTAATGCAGGCCCCTCAATGCTTCCCCGCGAAGTAGTAGAAAACACCGCAAAACAACTCCTTGATTTCAACGGAAGCGGTCTTTCACTGATGGAAATCAGTCACCGTGCAAAGGATTTTCAGCCTGTTGTAGATGAATGTGTAGCCCTTTTCAAGGACTTGTTGAGCATTCCTGACGGATATTCTGTCATCTTCTTAGGGGGTGGAGCATCGTTGCAGTTCATGCAGATACCGGCTAACTTCCTCATCAAGAAGGCTGCTTATGTGAATTCTGGTGTATGGGCAAAGAAAGCCATGAAAGAGGCGAAACTCTTCGGAGAGGTTGTAGAGGTGGCTTCTTCTGCCGCTTCCAATTACACGTTCTATCCTAAGAATTTCGAGTCAAATGTACCGTCTGACGTTGACTATCTGCACATTTGCTCGAACAATACGATTTATGGTACCGAGTATCGCAAGGACTTTGATGTCAAAGTTCCTTTGATTGCCGACATGAGTTCGGATATAATGAGTCGTCCGGTTGACGTTTCCAAGTATAACGCTATCTATGCAGGTGCACAGAAAAACATAGCCATGGCCGGTGTGACCGTCATCATCTTGAAAGACGAGGCCTTGGGAAAAGCCCCGCGTGAACTCCCCACAATGATAGATTACCGCACACATGTTGAAAAGGGATCTATGTTTAATACTCCTCCCGTTGTACCTGTCTATTCAATGCTTGAGAACCTGCGTTGGCTGAAGAAACATGGTGGAGTAGAGGCTGCCGACAAGCGTGCTCATGAGCGTGCTGAAGCACTTTATACCGAAATTGACCGCAACAAGCTCTTCAAGGGCACGGTTGAAGAGGCTTCACGCTCTGTGATGAACATTTGTTTTGTCATGAACGAAGGCTATGAAGCGCTTGAAAAACCATTCCTTGACTTCGCTACAGAGCGTGGCATGGTAGGCATCAAGGGACATCGTTCTGTGGGTGGTTTCCGTGCAAGTTGCTATAATGCGCAGACCATGGAGGGTGTAAATGCACTCATACAGACAATGAGAGACTTTGAAGCACAGCATTAA
- a CDS encoding tetratricopeptide repeat protein, with protein sequence MKKLMIAAVMLLTTSAAFAGDSEPLKAILKAKTYAEAQELMKANLNQLANDAEKAKAYNKLVDLSMEKVSKEQATITSNQMAKQFGQGKEAAYDTLGFNKAVYDAINDAMLCNEYDQKPNEKGKVKPKFESNNANRLYGLRPNLINAGQAAGQQNNQAEALKFFGMYVESAVNPLFNSIDKSKNPDTYLGEVARVAGVYAFQAKNMDLANKYVDVAMKDTAAYKDALNLKLYIMQQGLKTKEDSVQYVNKLKDLYAKDTNNEQIFSNLVTMYGGLKMTAEQDKVLSDKLAADPTNALAWALKGQIYMNSNKPEEAVDCFKKSVAKDGKNVIVLTYLGFCLNAQAAKDGVSKADQQKLYKESEGYLEQARSLDPNREKANWSYPLYAVYYSLYGAADSRTKEMEGLNK encoded by the coding sequence ATGAAAAAATTAATGATTGCAGCTGTGATGTTGCTAACCACATCAGCAGCTTTTGCCGGTGACAGTGAGCCTTTGAAAGCCATACTCAAGGCAAAGACCTATGCTGAAGCACAGGAATTGATGAAGGCTAATCTGAACCAACTTGCCAATGATGCAGAGAAGGCTAAGGCTTATAATAAGCTTGTAGACCTTTCTATGGAGAAGGTTTCTAAGGAGCAGGCTACCATTACTTCCAATCAGATGGCTAAGCAGTTTGGACAGGGAAAGGAAGCAGCTTATGATACCTTGGGTTTCAACAAAGCTGTCTATGATGCCATTAATGACGCCATGCTTTGCAACGAGTACGATCAGAAGCCAAACGAAAAGGGAAAGGTAAAGCCTAAGTTTGAGAGCAATAATGCCAATCGTCTTTATGGTTTACGTCCCAATCTGATTAATGCCGGTCAAGCTGCAGGCCAGCAGAACAATCAGGCTGAAGCCTTGAAGTTCTTCGGTATGTATGTGGAGAGTGCCGTTAATCCTTTGTTTAACAGCATTGATAAGAGTAAAAATCCCGATACTTACTTAGGTGAAGTGGCTCGTGTAGCCGGTGTTTACGCTTTCCAGGCAAAGAATATGGACCTCGCCAACAAGTATGTTGACGTGGCAATGAAGGATACTGCTGCTTATAAAGATGCTTTGAACTTGAAGCTTTACATTATGCAGCAGGGCTTGAAGACCAAGGAAGATTCTGTTCAGTATGTCAACAAGTTGAAAGATCTCTATGCAAAGGATACCAATAACGAGCAGATTTTCTCTAATTTGGTAACCATGTACGGTGGTCTGAAGATGACCGCTGAACAGGATAAAGTGTTGAGTGACAAGTTGGCTGCTGACCCGACGAATGCTTTGGCATGGGCACTTAAAGGACAGATCTATATGAATTCCAACAAGCCAGAAGAGGCAGTAGACTGCTTCAAGAAGTCAGTTGCAAAGGATGGAAAGAATGTTATCGTTCTCACTTACCTTGGTTTCTGTCTTAATGCGCAGGCTGCTAAAGACGGAGTAAGCAAGGCTGACCAACAAAAACTCTACAAAGAGAGCGAAGGCTACCTTGAGCAGGCACGCAGCCTCGACCCTAACAGAGAAAAGGCTAACTGGAGTTATCCGCTCTATGCCGTTTACTATAGCCTCTATGGTGCTGCAGACAGCCGTACCAAAGAGATGGAAGGTCTGAATAAATAA
- a CDS encoding DEAD/DEAH box helicase — translation MKIENIIHKLGILLNEMQQAAMEAMLNGKDNMIVLSPTGSGKTLSYLLPLTQLLDAQSDEVQAVVVVPGRELALQSATVLKDMGSGLRGMACYGGRAAMDEHRRLREVKPQIVFATPGRLNDHLDKGNLLASDIRFLILDEFDKCLEMGFHDEMQALMSKVPKEVRSILLSATPAEELGDQKIVNSCFKVLNFLPEAEQVPDRVHIYKVESPTKDKLETLQQLLLSFGGQSTIVFLNYRDSVERTANFLIEAGFSVSFFHGGMEQKQREAALYCFSNGSANILVSTDLASRGLDIPDIDNIVHYHIPESEDGYIHRVGRTARWDKQGRAFFILNSQEQIPAYVDAEVEDYAVSDAPLCPALPRNITLYIGKGKKDKVSKADIVGFLCKKGGLRADEIGRIDVNDRYAYAAVARDKAKQVLRLTKGEKIKGIRTVVEEVR, via the coding sequence ATGAAGATAGAAAATATAATCCATAAGTTAGGCATTCTGCTCAATGAAATGCAGCAGGCGGCCATGGAAGCCATGTTGAATGGAAAGGACAATATGATTGTCTTGTCGCCTACCGGCTCTGGAAAGACCCTGTCTTATCTATTGCCTCTGACACAGTTGCTCGATGCCCAATCCGATGAAGTGCAGGCTGTTGTCGTGGTTCCAGGTCGTGAATTGGCCCTACAGTCGGCCACAGTGCTGAAGGATATGGGTTCCGGTCTGCGTGGAATGGCATGCTATGGTGGCCGTGCTGCAATGGATGAGCATCGCCGTTTGCGTGAAGTGAAGCCACAGATTGTATTTGCAACGCCCGGCCGACTCAACGATCATCTTGACAAGGGCAATCTCCTTGCATCGGATATCCGCTTTCTTATCCTCGACGAATTCGACAAATGTCTTGAAATGGGCTTTCATGATGAGATGCAGGCACTGATGAGTAAGGTGCCTAAAGAGGTCAGAAGCATACTTCTTTCGGCCACTCCTGCAGAGGAACTTGGCGACCAGAAGATAGTCAACAGCTGTTTCAAGGTGCTCAATTTCCTACCCGAGGCAGAGCAGGTGCCTGACCGTGTGCATATATATAAGGTGGAAAGTCCGACGAAAGACAAACTCGAAACGCTGCAACAACTGTTGCTTTCATTTGGCGGACAGAGCACAATCGTCTTCTTGAACTATCGTGATTCCGTCGAACGGACGGCAAATTTCCTGATAGAAGCAGGTTTCAGTGTGAGTTTCTTCCATGGAGGCATGGAGCAGAAACAGCGTGAAGCCGCTCTTTATTGCTTCTCGAACGGCAGTGCCAATATCTTGGTCAGCACAGATCTCGCATCGCGTGGCCTTGATATTCCCGATATAGACAATATCGTCCACTATCATATTCCGGAGAGTGAAGACGGCTATATCCACCGTGTTGGGCGCACTGCGCGTTGGGACAAGCAGGGAAGGGCTTTCTTCATCCTGAATAGTCAGGAGCAGATACCAGCCTATGTGGATGCCGAAGTTGAAGATTATGCCGTCTCGGATGCCCCGCTTTGCCCGGCACTTCCAAGGAATATTACACTTTATATCGGTAAGGGAAAGAAAGACAAAGTGAGCAAGGCAGATATCGTCGGCTTTCTCTGTAAGAAGGGAGGCCTGCGTGCTGATGAGATAGGCCGTATTGATGTGAACGACCGTTACGCCTATGCTGCCGTTGCAAGAGATAAGGCTAAACAGGTGTTACGGCTTACGAAAGGCGAGAAGATCAAAGGTATCAGAACCGTGGTTGAGGAGGTTCGCTGA